The following coding sequences lie in one Candidatus Nitrospira allomarina genomic window:
- the cydB gene encoding cytochrome d ubiquinol oxidase subunit II codes for METFWYVAVTLMLAVFVVLDGFDFGLGIVYAFVAKNETDRRAALAAIGPIWNGNEVWLIAAGGLLFFAFPKAYSAGFSGFYLALHLVLWLLIARGLALELRSHVDHALWRQFWDVAFAGASLLLAVVFGVALGNLIRGVPLNSDGYFFVALWTNFMTGPEPGILDWFTVLIGATSAAILAMHGANFLAMKTEGQLRNRARRAAWLMGSAVVILVGLALTSVPFVQPLFFRNYAAHPVGYIFPVLSIATLLLALMIRRRNWDAGAFSATSLLILTMLGSTAWGSYPNILIATNDPANSLTVTNATAGLYGLQIGLWWFLVGFILLIAYQACAHQAFRGKVKLGAH; via the coding sequence ATGGAAACCTTCTGGTATGTTGCCGTCACCTTGATGCTGGCTGTCTTTGTTGTCCTTGACGGCTTCGACTTCGGCCTGGGCATCGTCTATGCCTTTGTCGCGAAAAATGAAACGGACCGGCGGGCGGCGTTGGCCGCCATCGGCCCCATTTGGAACGGCAACGAAGTATGGCTGATCGCTGCAGGTGGTCTGTTATTCTTTGCCTTTCCCAAGGCCTATTCGGCAGGGTTCAGTGGTTTTTATCTGGCCTTACACCTGGTCTTGTGGCTACTGATTGCCCGTGGACTCGCACTCGAACTTCGTTCGCACGTGGATCACGCCCTGTGGCGCCAATTTTGGGACGTGGCGTTTGCCGGTGCGAGCCTCTTGCTGGCTGTCGTGTTCGGCGTGGCCTTGGGCAACCTCATTCGCGGCGTGCCCTTGAATTCCGACGGCTATTTCTTCGTGGCCCTCTGGACAAATTTTATGACCGGACCGGAGCCGGGCATACTGGATTGGTTTACCGTTCTCATCGGAGCCACAAGCGCAGCGATCCTCGCCATGCACGGCGCCAATTTCCTGGCCATGAAAACGGAGGGCCAGTTGCGGAACCGGGCACGGCGTGCGGCCTGGCTGATGGGATCGGCCGTGGTTATTCTGGTCGGGCTGGCCCTGACCTCCGTCCCCTTTGTCCAACCCTTATTCTTTCGCAACTATGCCGCCCATCCTGTCGGATACATTTTCCCCGTTCTCAGTATAGCGACGCTGTTATTGGCTCTCATGATACGAAGGCGCAATTGGGATGCGGGAGCATTTTCCGCAACGAGTCTCCTGATTCTGACGATGCTGGGCAGCACGGCCTGGGGGTCATACCCAAACATCCTGATTGCGACAAACGATCCGGCCAATAGCTTGACCGTAACCAACGCCACGGCCGGCCTCTATGGTCTGCAAATCGGCCTCTGGTGGTTTTTGGTCGGATTCATTCTGCTCATTGCCTATCAAGCTTGCGCGCATCAGGCGTTCCGGGGGAAGGTCAAACTGGGGGCACACTGA